A part of Bacteroidales bacterium genomic DNA contains:
- a CDS encoding AAA family ATPase produces the protein MLNDFIYNEIINALVFEPLEGQKELIVKLANFVSGSSNENEIFLLKGYAGTGKTSIIAALVNALKKLELKSVLLAPTGRAAKVLCSYAKTGAFTIHKKIYRQKSANAGFGKFVLDINLHKNTFFIVDEASMISNSSFENSAFGSGKLLDDLIRYVYNNKSCKLILIGDTAQLPPVKLDISPALDLKELQTYGYDVTEHELTEVVRQAQDSGTLYNATKIRQLLSKSMQYEVKVEFKGFPKIKLEGFDDINRISGADLIEKISDAYGKYSEQEVAIICRSNKRANRFNQGIRASVLYREEEITAGDLLMIVKNNYFWSEDYDEIDFIANGDTAEIVKIKRYTERYGYRFADVTLRFYDYKDLEIDAKIILDTLSSETASLSYEQNIALYRKIEEDFSDIGSKKKRFEKIREHPFFNALQVKFAYAVTCHKAQGGQWKKVFVDQGWITEEMINKEFLRWLYTAFTRPTNELDLVNFRKEFFYENEIFD, from the coding sequence ATGTTGAATGATTTTATATATAACGAAATAATAAATGCATTAGTCTTTGAACCCTTAGAAGGCCAAAAAGAACTTATTGTAAAATTAGCAAATTTTGTTTCAGGTTCAAGCAACGAAAATGAAATATTTTTATTAAAAGGATATGCCGGGACAGGAAAAACGAGCATTATTGCAGCTTTAGTTAATGCACTAAAGAAATTAGAATTAAAATCTGTACTGTTGGCACCAACAGGCAGAGCTGCTAAAGTATTATGCAGCTATGCAAAAACCGGTGCATTTACCATTCATAAAAAAATATACAGACAAAAATCTGCAAATGCCGGTTTCGGTAAATTTGTTTTAGATATAAATTTGCATAAAAACACTTTTTTTATTGTCGATGAAGCTTCAATGATTTCAAACAGCAGTTTTGAAAATTCTGCTTTCGGAAGCGGTAAATTATTAGATGACCTTATTAGATATGTTTACAATAATAAATCTTGTAAATTAATTCTGATAGGCGATACTGCACAACTTCCTCCGGTTAAGTTAGATATCAGTCCGGCTCTTGATTTAAAAGAACTTCAAACTTACGGATATGATGTTACAGAACATGAACTTACCGAAGTTGTGAGACAAGCTCAAGATTCCGGAACACTTTATAATGCTACGAAAATTAGGCAACTTTTAAGTAAAAGCATGCAATATGAAGTAAAAGTTGAATTTAAAGGTTTCCCTAAAATTAAACTGGAAGGTTTCGATGATATAAACAGAATCAGCGGTGCCGATCTTATAGAAAAAATTTCTGATGCATACGGTAAATATTCAGAACAAGAAGTTGCAATTATTTGCAGGTCCAATAAAAGAGCAAATCGGTTTAATCAAGGTATCAGAGCTTCAGTATTATACAGAGAAGAAGAAATTACCGCAGGAGATCTTCTTATGATTGTAAAAAATAATTATTTTTGGAGTGAAGATTATGATGAAATTGATTTTATAGCAAACGGTGATACAGCTGAAATTGTAAAAATAAAAAGATATACAGAAAGATACGGATACAGATTTGCAGATGTAACATTAAGGTTTTATGATTATAAAGACCTTGAAATTGATGCGAAGATAATTTTAGATACATTGAGTTCTGAAACAGCATCTCTTTCCTACGAACAAAACATTGCACTTTACAGAAAAATTGAAGAAGATTTTTCTGATATCGGAAGTAAAAAGAAACGATTTGAAAAAATAAGAGAACATCCCTTTTTTAATGCTTTGCAAGTAAAATTTGCTTATGCAGTTACTTGTCATAAAGCACAAGGCGGACAATGGAAAAAAGTATTTGTCGATCAAGGTTGGATTACCGAAGAAATGATAAATAAAGAATTTTTAAGATGGCTCTATACTGCTTTTACCAGACCCACAAATGAATTAGATTTAGTTAATTTCAGAAAAGAATTTTTTTATGAAAATGAGATATTTGATTAG